Proteins from a single region of Shinella zoogloeoides:
- a CDS encoding NAD-glutamate dehydrogenase: MGARTNMKREKHIEAAKAAAAALGARTLNPDILFGRASKDDIEHYSGEMLAAAAAHAMAEIEAWDGSAPRVTVTTLADVKPQGQPVSVLSVTDRNQPFLYDSVMGEVTSTHRDIHLAIHPILVVTPGEAPKLFSPEEESDPAQRVSHIEIHLSELGPAEAASLAERIGNVLNQVHLAVDDWPSMLEKLDSVTADMARYAKDKPGKDEALAFLDWLRGNNFTFLGMREYSYSGKGEAASVERGGEGLGILSDPDVRVLRLGKDAVTTTPEILEFLEGPDFLIVTKANVKSVVHRRAYMDYVGLKRFDEKGKVIGELRIVGLFTSTAYTHAAGQIPLLRSKVEHVVEHFGYDPKSHSGKMLINTLESYPRDDLFQIDTNLLATFCEQINELSDRPRIRVLPRIDRFDRFVSVIVYVPREQYDSDVREKIGNYLKSAYDGRVSAYYPAFPEGGLARVHFIIGRSGGKTPRIPQPKLEQAVREIATRWTDRFEALSNAEGVRLDTDRGYQEDFTPAEAHADLALITTATAENPIRIAFYRKAWNTDLTSVELKIFHAGEPVSLSQRVPLLENLGFNVVSEQTHDLTLVGLDGSERRVILHDMELKQRDGQEVNLAKLSPMLEEAFLAAWHGEVDDDALNRLILTGGLSAREIMALRTYSRYLRQTGIAYSQGYIADTLNKYPSIAANLFRLFDTRLDPKLSDRQREKKSAEAAAAIEEALANVPSLDEDRMLRRYVNAIEATLRTNYFQHDPDGRPRRTLAIKLDPKALDGLPEPRPFREIFVYGAEVEGVHLRFGKVARGGLRWSDRAQDYRTEVLGLVKAQQVKNSVIVPVGAKGGFYPKQLPAGGSRDAVFKAGTEAYKTYIRTLLSVTDNIVGQDVVPPADTVRIDGDDPYFVVAADKGTATFSDTANGLAQEAGFWLDDAFASGGSAGYDHKKMGITARGAWETVKRHFREMNIDIQKTPFTVAGVGDMSGDVFGNGMLLSRKIKLVAAFDHRDIFIDPSPDTDTSFAERRRMFNLPRSSWQDYDRSVLSKGAMIIPRTEKSVTLTPEAQAVIGLDKAKATPFEIMTAILKAPVDLLWFGGIGTYIRGQNETDAEVGDRANDPIRIVGEDVRAKVIGEGANLGVTQRGRIAFGLKGGRSNSDAIDNSAGVNSSDVEVNIKIALASAMRDERLTRAKRNVLLASMTDEVAHLVLRNNYLQSLAISLTEKQGAANRAPLTRLMDRLEAAGQLNRKVETLPDDRTVAERYQAGKPLTRPEIGVLLSYAKLVLFDELIHTDLPDEPYFEPTLSGYFPAKMQKAYADDIRSHRLRREIIATILCNEVINRGGPAFVNTLTDGTGFGPADAVKAAIIARDGYGLAALYAGVDALDNVVAGSVQNDLYEEIGRIYASVTGLLLTTGAVAGPLEQAVHKLKQALKQLRPNLATLVSEAAADEARRKAHAYEDEGVPAELAEEIATLSTLTFVPEVMLIAAATGDTLGKTAQTFAGISSALNIGRLLSAAGRIPTGDLYEALALQRSLTDIANARRDLSSAVLIRHKGDKAPLAAWQQAEKERLARVTANLSALTETGEATLAKVSVAAGILSDLAQERAK; this comes from the coding sequence ATGGGTGCCAGGACCAATATGAAACGAGAAAAACACATCGAGGCCGCAAAGGCCGCAGCAGCAGCCCTCGGCGCAAGGACGCTCAACCCCGATATCCTCTTCGGGCGTGCCAGCAAGGACGATATCGAGCATTATAGCGGTGAAATGCTGGCCGCCGCCGCTGCCCATGCCATGGCCGAAATCGAGGCCTGGGACGGAAGCGCGCCGCGCGTCACCGTCACCACACTCGCCGATGTGAAGCCGCAGGGCCAGCCGGTTTCCGTTCTCTCCGTCACCGACCGCAACCAGCCGTTCCTCTACGATTCGGTGATGGGCGAAGTGACGAGCACCCACCGCGATATCCATCTCGCCATCCACCCAATCCTCGTCGTGACGCCGGGCGAGGCGCCGAAGCTTTTCTCGCCGGAAGAGGAAAGCGATCCGGCACAGCGGGTCAGCCATATCGAGATCCACCTTTCCGAGCTTGGCCCGGCCGAAGCCGCGTCGCTTGCCGAGCGTATCGGCAATGTGCTGAACCAGGTGCATCTTGCCGTCGACGACTGGCCGTCCATGCTGGAAAAGCTGGACAGCGTCACGGCCGACATGGCTCGGTATGCCAAGGACAAGCCCGGCAAGGATGAGGCGCTGGCCTTCCTCGACTGGCTGCGCGGCAACAACTTCACCTTCCTCGGCATGCGGGAATACAGCTATTCCGGCAAGGGCGAGGCGGCGAGCGTGGAACGGGGCGGCGAAGGCCTCGGCATTCTCTCCGATCCCGATGTGCGGGTGCTGCGCCTCGGCAAGGACGCCGTGACGACGACGCCGGAAATCCTCGAATTCCTCGAAGGCCCGGATTTCCTCATCGTCACCAAGGCCAATGTGAAATCCGTCGTGCATCGCCGGGCCTATATGGATTATGTCGGCCTGAAGCGCTTCGACGAGAAGGGCAAGGTGATCGGCGAGCTGCGCATCGTCGGTCTCTTCACCTCCACCGCCTATACGCATGCGGCCGGCCAGATTCCGCTGCTGCGCTCCAAGGTGGAGCATGTGGTCGAGCATTTCGGCTACGACCCCAAGAGCCACTCCGGCAAGATGCTGATCAACACGCTGGAATCCTATCCGCGTGACGACCTCTTCCAGATCGACACCAACCTGCTCGCCACCTTCTGCGAGCAGATCAACGAGTTGTCCGACCGGCCGCGCATCCGCGTCCTGCCGCGCATCGACCGCTTCGACCGTTTCGTCTCGGTCATCGTCTATGTTCCGCGCGAACAGTACGATTCCGATGTGCGCGAAAAGATCGGCAACTATCTGAAGTCGGCTTATGACGGCCGCGTGTCGGCCTATTATCCGGCTTTCCCGGAGGGTGGCCTTGCCCGCGTCCACTTCATCATCGGCCGCTCCGGCGGCAAGACGCCGCGCATCCCGCAGCCCAAGCTCGAACAGGCCGTGCGCGAGATCGCGACGCGCTGGACCGACCGTTTCGAGGCCCTCAGCAACGCTGAGGGCGTGCGCCTCGATACCGACCGCGGTTATCAGGAGGACTTCACTCCGGCCGAGGCCCATGCGGATCTGGCGCTGATCACCACCGCAACGGCGGAAAACCCGATCCGCATCGCCTTCTATCGCAAGGCGTGGAACACGGACCTGACATCGGTCGAGCTGAAGATCTTCCACGCCGGCGAGCCGGTGTCGCTGTCGCAGCGCGTGCCGCTGCTCGAAAACCTCGGCTTCAATGTCGTCAGCGAGCAGACGCACGACCTCACGCTCGTTGGCCTCGACGGCAGCGAGCGCCGCGTCATCCTGCATGACATGGAGCTGAAGCAGCGTGACGGGCAGGAGGTCAACCTCGCCAAGCTCAGCCCGATGCTGGAGGAGGCCTTCCTTGCCGCCTGGCATGGCGAGGTGGACGACGACGCGCTGAACCGCCTGATCCTCACCGGCGGTCTTTCGGCCCGCGAAATCATGGCGCTGCGCACCTATTCGCGCTACCTGCGCCAGACGGGCATCGCCTATTCGCAGGGCTATATCGCCGATACGCTGAACAAGTACCCTTCTATTGCGGCGAACCTCTTCCGTCTGTTCGACACCCGCCTCGACCCGAAGCTTTCGGACCGCCAGCGCGAGAAGAAGTCCGCGGAGGCCGCCGCCGCCATCGAGGAGGCGCTGGCCAATGTGCCGAGCCTCGACGAGGACCGGATGCTGCGCCGCTATGTCAACGCCATCGAGGCGACGCTGCGCACCAATTATTTCCAGCACGACCCGGACGGCAGGCCGCGCCGCACGCTGGCGATCAAGCTCGACCCGAAGGCCCTCGACGGCCTGCCGGAACCCCGCCCCTTCCGTGAAATCTTCGTCTATGGCGCGGAAGTGGAAGGCGTGCATCTGCGCTTCGGCAAGGTCGCCCGCGGCGGCCTTCGCTGGTCGGATCGCGCGCAGGATTACCGCACGGAAGTGCTCGGCCTCGTCAAAGCGCAGCAGGTGAAGAACTCGGTCATCGTGCCGGTCGGCGCCAAGGGCGGCTTCTATCCCAAGCAGCTTCCCGCCGGCGGCAGCCGCGATGCCGTCTTCAAGGCCGGTACGGAAGCCTACAAGACCTATATCCGCACGCTGCTCTCCGTCACCGACAACATCGTCGGGCAGGACGTCGTGCCGCCGGCCGATACGGTCCGCATCGACGGTGACGACCCCTATTTCGTCGTCGCTGCCGACAAGGGCACGGCGACCTTCTCCGATACGGCGAACGGGCTTGCGCAGGAAGCCGGATTCTGGCTGGACGACGCCTTCGCCTCGGGCGGTTCCGCCGGCTACGACCACAAGAAGATGGGCATCACCGCCCGCGGCGCCTGGGAAACCGTCAAGCGCCACTTCCGCGAGATGAATATCGATATCCAGAAGACGCCCTTCACCGTTGCCGGCGTCGGCGACATGTCGGGCGACGTCTTCGGCAACGGCATGCTCTTGTCGCGCAAGATCAAGCTCGTCGCGGCCTTCGACCACCGCGATATCTTCATCGATCCTTCGCCGGATACGGACACATCCTTCGCCGAGCGCCGCCGCATGTTCAACCTGCCGCGCTCAAGCTGGCAGGACTATGACCGCTCTGTGCTCTCCAAGGGTGCGATGATCATCCCGCGCACGGAAAAATCTGTGACGCTGACGCCGGAAGCCCAGGCCGTGATCGGCCTCGACAAGGCCAAGGCGACGCCCTTCGAGATCATGACGGCGATCCTCAAGGCCCCTGTGGATCTGCTCTGGTTCGGCGGCATCGGCACCTATATCCGCGGCCAGAACGAGACGGATGCGGAAGTCGGCGACCGTGCCAACGATCCGATCCGCATCGTCGGCGAGGACGTCCGCGCCAAGGTCATCGGCGAGGGTGCTAACCTCGGCGTCACCCAGCGCGGTCGCATCGCCTTCGGCCTCAAGGGCGGCCGCAGCAACTCCGACGCCATCGACAACTCGGCCGGCGTGAATTCGTCGGACGTCGAGGTCAACATCAAGATCGCGCTCGCCTCGGCCATGCGCGACGAGCGGCTGACGCGCGCCAAGCGCAACGTGCTGCTCGCCTCGATGACGGACGAGGTGGCCCATCTCGTGCTGCGCAACAACTACCTGCAGTCGCTGGCGATCTCGCTGACGGAAAAGCAGGGCGCGGCCAACCGCGCGCCGCTGACGCGCCTGATGGATCGCCTGGAGGCCGCCGGCCAGCTCAACCGCAAGGTCGAGACCCTGCCCGACGACCGCACGGTCGCCGAGCGCTATCAGGCCGGCAAGCCGCTGACGCGGCCGGAGATCGGCGTGCTGCTCTCCTATGCCAAGCTGGTGCTGTTCGACGAGCTGATCCACACGGACCTGCCGGACGAGCCCTATTTCGAGCCGACGCTTTCGGGTTACTTCCCGGCCAAGATGCAGAAGGCCTATGCGGACGATATCCGCTCGCATCGCCTGCGCCGCGAGATCATCGCGACGATCCTTTGCAACGAGGTGATCAACCGCGGCGGCCCGGCCTTCGTCAATACCCTGACCGACGGCACGGGCTTCGGCCCGGCCGATGCGGTGAAGGCGGCGATCATCGCCCGTGACGGCTACGGCCTTGCCGCGCTCTATGCCGGCGTCGATGCGCTGGACAATGTCGTTGCCGGCTCGGTGCAGAACGACCTCTACGAGGAGATCGGCCGCATCTACGCTTCCGTCACCGGCCTGCTCTTGACGACGGGCGCGGTTGCCGGCCCGCTGGAGCAGGCGGTTCACAAGCTGAAGCAGGCGCTGAAGCAGCTTCGTCCGAACCTTGCCACGCTGGTTTCGGAGGCTGCGGCCGACGAGGCGCGCCGCAAGGCCCATGCCTATGAGGACGAAGGCGTACCGGCGGAGCTGGCGGAAGAGATCGCCACGCTCTCCACGCTCACCTTCGTGCCCGAGGTGATGCTGATCGCGGCCGCCACCGGCGATACGCTCGGCAAGACGGCGCAGACCTTCGCCGGCATCAGTTCCGCGCTGAATATCGGCCGTCTGCTCTCGGCGGCGGGCCGCATCCCGACCGGCGATCTCTACGAGGCCCTCGCCCTCCAGCGCAGCCTCACCGATATCGCCAATGCCCGCCGCGACCTTTCCAGCGCCGTGCTGATCCGCCACAAGGGCGACAAGGCTCCCCTCGCCGCCTGGCAGCAGGCGGAGAAGGAACGGCTTGCCCGCGTGACGGCGAACCTCTCGGCGTTGACGGAAACGGGCGAGGCCACGCTCGCCAAGGTCAGCGTCGCCGCCGGCATCCTGAGCGACCTTGCACAGGAAAGGGCGAAGTGA
- the pdxY gene encoding pyridoxal kinase PdxY, producing the protein MNESGKGTVIVISSHVVRGTVGNRAAVFALETLGHPVWALPTVILPWHPGHGRATRVAISSDDFDAIIADLIRAPWRGEVKAVLSGYLGSAAQARSVARLVESLRADNPDLLYMCDPVCGDDRGLYVPEETAVAIRDSLIPLASIATPNRFELAWLTGTAPETNAAIIDAALSLGPQRMLVTSALPMMAGSTGNLYLSGRSALLAEHRMVPNPPNGTGDLLAAIFLSRLMENLDEERALSTATASVFEIVARTAKRGADELTLEQDASSISTPMAMVNMRRLLHPAQTRRP; encoded by the coding sequence ATGAACGAGAGCGGCAAGGGCACGGTCATCGTCATTTCGAGCCATGTGGTGCGCGGCACGGTCGGCAACCGCGCCGCCGTCTTCGCGCTCGAAACGCTCGGCCACCCGGTCTGGGCGCTGCCGACCGTCATCCTTCCCTGGCATCCCGGTCACGGCCGCGCCACGCGCGTCGCCATTTCCAGCGACGATTTCGACGCGATCATCGCCGATCTCATCCGCGCGCCCTGGCGCGGCGAGGTGAAGGCTGTCCTGTCCGGCTATCTCGGCAGCGCCGCGCAAGCTCGCTCCGTCGCAAGGCTCGTCGAGAGCCTGCGCGCGGACAATCCCGACCTTCTCTATATGTGCGACCCGGTCTGCGGAGACGACCGCGGCCTCTACGTGCCGGAAGAGACGGCCGTGGCGATCCGCGACAGCCTGATCCCGCTCGCCTCGATCGCCACACCCAATCGCTTCGAGCTTGCCTGGCTCACGGGGACGGCGCCGGAAACGAACGCGGCGATCATCGATGCGGCGCTCTCGCTCGGCCCGCAGCGCATGCTCGTCACGTCCGCGCTGCCGATGATGGCCGGCAGCACGGGCAATCTCTACCTGTCCGGCCGCAGCGCGCTGCTCGCCGAACACCGGATGGTGCCGAACCCGCCGAACGGAACCGGCGACCTGCTGGCCGCCATCTTCCTCTCCCGGCTGATGGAAAACCTTGACGAGGAGCGGGCATTGTCGACGGCGACCGCCAGCGTCTTCGAGATCGTCGCCCGCACCGCCAAACGCGGCGCCGACGAGCTGACGCTGGAGCAGGACGCTTCCAGCATCTCGACCCCGATGGCCATGGTGAACATGCGGCGCCTCCTGCATCCGGCCCAGACCCGCCGGCCCTGA
- a CDS encoding carbonic anhydrase, which translates to MNRFPDRLLNGYRNFMSGRYVEQSARYRALAETGQKPKTLVIACCDSRAAPETIFDSGPGELFVVRNVANLVPPYEPDGQFHATSAALEFAVQSLKVTDILVMGHGRCGGISAALDPDAEPLSPGDFIGKWMGMLKPVAEQIQGAEILTQAERQRALERVSIRNSITNLRTFPCVRILEEKGRIQLHGAWFDISRGELWIMDAATGDFKRPSE; encoded by the coding sequence ATGAACCGCTTTCCCGATCGTCTTCTGAATGGCTACCGCAACTTCATGTCCGGCCGCTATGTCGAACAGTCGGCGCGCTACAGGGCATTGGCCGAGACAGGCCAGAAGCCGAAAACGCTCGTGATCGCCTGTTGCGATTCCCGCGCCGCGCCGGAAACCATCTTCGACAGCGGACCGGGCGAACTCTTCGTGGTGCGCAACGTCGCCAATCTGGTGCCGCCCTACGAGCCGGACGGCCAGTTCCACGCCACGTCCGCCGCGCTCGAATTCGCCGTGCAGTCGCTGAAGGTCACCGATATCCTGGTGATGGGCCACGGCCGCTGCGGCGGCATTTCGGCCGCACTCGACCCGGATGCCGAACCGCTTTCGCCCGGTGACTTCATCGGCAAGTGGATGGGCATGTTGAAGCCCGTCGCCGAGCAGATCCAGGGTGCGGAAATCCTCACCCAGGCCGAGCGCCAGCGCGCCCTCGAGCGCGTCTCCATCCGCAATTCCATCACCAATCTCAGGACGTTCCCCTGCGTGCGCATCCTGGAGGAGAAGGGCCGTATCCAGCTACACGGCGCCTGGTTCGACATATCGAGAGGCGAACTCTGGATCATGGACGCCGCGACCGGCGATTTCAAACGCCCGAGCGAATGA
- a CDS encoding YggS family pyridoxal phosphate-dependent enzyme: MDLQDRLEDVRSRMRKAASEAGRKPEAVTLVAVSKTFDAEAIRPAIAGGQRVFGENRVQEAQGKWPELREGTAGIELHLIGPLQSNKAAEAVALFDVIETVDREKIARALADEMKKQGRALRLYVQVNTGLEPQKAGIAPDDTVAFVAFCREELGLTIEGLMCIPPADENPGPHFALLAKLAGRCNLDKLSMGMSGDYDVAIGFGATSVRVGSAIFGTR, translated from the coding sequence ATGGACCTTCAGGATCGTCTCGAAGATGTGCGCAGCCGGATGCGCAAGGCCGCGAGCGAGGCCGGCCGCAAGCCGGAAGCGGTCACGCTTGTGGCGGTGTCGAAGACCTTCGACGCCGAGGCGATACGCCCCGCGATTGCGGGGGGACAGCGCGTCTTCGGCGAGAACCGCGTGCAGGAGGCGCAGGGCAAATGGCCGGAGCTGCGCGAGGGGACGGCCGGTATCGAGCTGCATCTGATCGGTCCGTTGCAGTCCAACAAGGCCGCCGAGGCGGTGGCGCTCTTCGACGTCATCGAGACGGTGGACCGCGAGAAGATCGCCCGGGCGCTTGCCGACGAGATGAAGAAGCAGGGCCGCGCGCTGCGGCTCTATGTCCAGGTCAATACCGGCCTCGAGCCGCAGAAGGCCGGCATCGCGCCGGACGATACGGTCGCCTTCGTCGCCTTCTGCCGGGAAGAGCTGGGCCTTACCATCGAGGGACTGATGTGCATTCCACCGGCGGACGAAAATCCCGGCCCGCATTTCGCGCTGCTCGCCAAGCTTGCCGGGCGCTGCAATCTCGACAAGCTCTCCATGGGCATGTCGGGCGACTACGATGTCGCCATCGGCTTCGGTGCGACCAGCGTGCGTGTCGGCTCGGCGATTTTCGGCACGCGCTGA